CAAAGTGAAATCATAAGTATCAGTGACAAAAGTTTTACTAGAACATTGCATAGACTTCTGTTTTAGCACAACTTAAGTGTATGTTTGTTTTGGCGTTAGAGTCAACGCAAGTGTAATTTCACGTATCTCAAAGTATCAATGGAGAATATAGAATTTGTCACGTTGGGTTTAACGTGAATCGGAGAAGCAAACTTTTGGCACCTTGACTTCAACATGTTTCCATGTTGAGTTTAACACAAATCCTAATGCacaacaaattatttttctttcccAAAATAGTTAGTTGAAACAAAATAGACTAAAATAAGCAGAATACCTGAACAGGAAAATCCATTTGAGGTCTCCTGGTTAACCAATTGATGTTTTCCCAATTTACTGATGGGGGAAACATTTTGTAGTCTTTTTGCATGAAAAATCCCTGATAGATGATAGTGTGACAATTCTAGGAcattttgaaaagaaactttTGGCTATTTCTGAAAGATTATACATCACATGTCAAACCTGGCATTCTTCTGCAATGATATTGATAGCTTCCAGCCATTTAACAGACCGAGCTCCAATGACACCAGGAACAACCACGCGTAACGGGAACCCATGATCCCTGGTAAGAGGCTGAAAGATGGCcacaagattaataattgagcTGAGAACAAATATTAATCAAAATATACAACCcacaaaaatatgaagaaaatgtaaataacCCTGCAAATTTTAAATTACTTACTTCTCCATTCATTTCGTAAGCCAGTAAAACATCTGCTGCGGGATTTGTAGCCTGGCTGAGTGGAATAGATGCCTTGTAAGGTCCTCCATTTTCCTCCTATAGTTTTTTAAGATTTATGGAAACAACAAAATACTGTCCATGAAGCaataaacaaaaagaaagaatCCAACATCTCTGGAGTACATTTACAAGCCATAGCCATTACCTTACACTTATCTACGCTTATAAATTCAACATGTTTTCCTCCCAATTCAGTGGTACTCGTCAACTTTTGTATTCCAACAAGTTCGAGAACATCAGTTAATTTGGCACCACTCCACTCAGCTGAGAAAAATGTAATCAAACCGAGATTATAAGTTAAGACCTATTAGATGAAACATGTAGGACAAATATATGAATATATTTCTCTAGGGACTTTAAGCACAACTCAAATAACAGAAGCTCCTTTAACCGCTGTGAGTTGCTATTTGGTCCTTATGCGTTAACATGTTCATAGGTGTGCCACGTAAGAATAACTCTTCAAAATGAAATTAGGCCACTAGAAAGAACAATTGTGCTATTAAGACATTAAGTGATAGCAAAAAGTAGCAATAGCACCCAATGGCATATAACCAGAATTCAGTGATCTATCTTTTTTAAAAACACCATCATGAGGGAAAGCATGAAACAGTGAGGAATGAGGATATTATGATCATTTTAGCTCTCATTTTTCCCAAAGCGTGAAACTGATACATGCAAACAATATAATTGCAATGACTATAAAAACTGAAggaaattttctttttatctgaTAATACTTCATGCAAAATGTCCCATAATATGTGTAATGAAACTTCATGGTCATCACTCTCAAATTTAGTGTTCCAAAAATCGTACTAACCATTCCCAATAGCAGAAACATCCCAACCAACTCCCTTCACTGTTTTGGCCTTGCTCATAGCAGTCCTTCTATTTCCTGCACACTGAGAAAGCCCTCAAGTCAAAAAATATATTCGTAACCAGTTGCCTAATTGGCTCTTAGTGAACAATGTACCGACCCACCTACCTTGTACTTATATTGAACTTTTTATTAGATTAATGGGGGCAATAAGGATCGAGCTCAACACCAATTGATTATTGAGACTCTGATATCATATCATGAACCTACTATTTCAAAAGCATAACTTGTGCCATGAAAATACAAGGTTccatattatatttctaatcaAACCAAAACAACATGATCGTGAAAATCTGTATCAACTAAAAATTTAGTATGAACATATATCTAAGCAACCTGTAGTGTGGCTGTGACATTATACTTGGGAAGCACCCTGTTATCAAATAACAATGTCAGTTTCAGTTCCCTATTTGAAACAGTTTATTGGTGAAACATTTTGCAAATGAATAAGATATATATCATCCCAGCACTGACCTGATATCCTTCATGAAAAGCTGTTTGGGTTCTTCCACCAAACCAGATATTGACACATAGTATCTGCTCTGCCAAACATGTCATGAAATAACAAAAAAGTGAAGATTCCTCTGCAGTGAACAGCTTAGACGAAATTAAGAAGTGGTGGAACTTGACAACAAGATCAACTTATGACCTTTCTATGTCATCAACAACGGGTATAGGGCCATGATTTCTCTTGTAGAACAAATCTGCAGGAGTCAAATATGAGGAAGCCAATGCAGAACGTGGTGGCTCAGCATTGAAAGGTTCCTGAGGAATTCAACAAATAGTATTTGAGAAGCAGATAACTGAAAAACACAGTTGAACAAAATATGTACAATGTAAATGCGTGATTTTCGTGTATGTTTGAAAATCTGATAGGTTTCGATTGTTGTGGAGGAATAATTCTCAGA
This is a stretch of genomic DNA from Lotus japonicus ecotype B-129 chromosome 1, LjGifu_v1.2. It encodes these proteins:
- the LOC130729699 gene encoding sulfite oxidase-like isoform X1 — protein: MTGITGPSDYSTEPPRHPCLQINSKEPFNAEPPRSALASSYLTPADLFYKRNHGPIPVVDDIERYYVSISGLVEEPKQLFMKDIRVLPKYNVTATLQCAGNRRTAMSKAKTVKGVGWDVSAIGNAEWSGAKLTDVLELVGIQKLTSTTELGGKHVEFISVDKCKEENGGPYKASIPLSQATNPAADVLLAYEMNGEPLTRDHGFPLRVVVPGVIGARSVKWLEAINIIAEECQGFFMQKDYKMFPPSVNWENINWLTRRPQMDFPVQCAICSLEDMTTIRPGKVTISGYAASGGGRGIERVDVSVDGGKTWMEASRFQKTGIPYVADDDNTSEKWAWVLFAVTVEILHSTEVIAKAVDSAGNVQPERVEDIWNLRGILNTSWHRIKV
- the LOC130729699 gene encoding sulfite oxidase-like isoform X3; translation: MSKAKTVKGVGWDVSAIGNAEWSGAKLTDVLELVGIQKLTSTTELGGKHVEFISVDKCKEENGGPYKASIPLSQATNPAADVLLAYEMNGEPLTRDHGFPLRVVVPGVIGARSVKWLEAINIIAEECQGFFMQKDYKMFPPSVNWENINWLTRRPQMDFPVQCAICSLEDMTTIRPGKVTISGYAASGGGRGIERVDVSVDGGKTWMEASRFQKTGIPYVADDDNTSEKWAWVLFAVTVEILHSTEVIAKAVDSAGNVQPERVEDIWNLRGILNTSWHRIKV
- the LOC130729699 gene encoding sulfite oxidase-like isoform X2, with product MTGITGPSDYSTEPPRHPCLQINSKEPFNAEPPRSALASSYLTPADLFYKRNHGPIPVVDDIERYYVSISGLVEEPKQLFMKDIRVLPKYNVTATLQCAGNRRTAMSKAKTVKGVGWDVSAIGNAEWSGAKLTDVLELVGIQKLTSTTELGGKHVEFISVDKCKEENGGPYKASIPLSQATNPAADVLLAYEMNGEPLTRDHGFPLRVVVPGVIGARSVKWLEAINIIAEECQCAICSLEDMTTIRPGKVTISGYAASGGGRGIERVDVSVDGGKTWMEASRFQKTGIPYVADDDNTSEKWAWVLFAVTVEILHSTEVIAKAVDSAGNVQPERVEDIWNLRGILNTSWHRIKV